gagacactaatttcatttccacaacttggaaatgacaagttctatcttgtgaagtcggatggtgatctgctgcttgtgttgttggacaacatgcttttggaggaccaaccattggtgcactgtgtggacactcagagccgctctctctatccggtcagtaacattggcagtcatgccttcttcgtgcattatatccggtgtatctccatcgacactagagtgcacccgacacttcgacttggctgcatctactacgccgatttgggttatatcagagagtacattcatgatacaaaggcctgggatgagtggccacgatatgtggatagaatgggaaactacggtctgagaaatgaacacatgcCATACcatctggaggatgtattggccgcacactgcagacggaaggagtttaatgaatatttccttgggataatgcacgaatggggcgacgaagaaatatatgagcaatgcggaatcttcttgttggccatacattgtgtGCATCTTGtattttttcagcttagtttgtcttgaacattaacaacgttattggccgcttttggctgctgtatgcagtttatgtattatacttagttttctgattatgttgctgtgaatttatcatatactaacttccagatttgctgccatattggaaaaaaaacgagggccaaaaggcagaaatagaagcttctctagatttgatactaatttggtgaaaaagacagagagagaaagaggggaaaagatgctcttaaaaatgccgatttgggccgagagagacaaaacccagctcctgctcacgtgcaatcaaacgctatctcgtcctgtcccacgcggtccctttctaccagccccacgcgagcgggcccacacgacgcggccccacacgtcagcacggaacggtcaactaaacgggaatcctgccgtctgagctgcttctgcgggcttcaaacaaggacttggggaaaactgaggaaaaactaaggagctggggaaaactgagcacaactaaggaacagaGGGAACGAAAATACAAATCCCTAATAAAAATCACAAAGGATTATTTTGATAACTCTTAAGGATTAATTATAAATTTTGCTTATTCGCTACCTCCGAGATTAAATAATTAAGCATCGGGAAGGGGGAACAATCCTAAAAATCTaaagcatgcatatttgaatctttaaccattgcccttatcgggcaATGATGTtatctttcagaaacagaggaccagTGCCAGTCCAAACAATCCAACTGCACTACCTTGCAGTCATCagacaagttcatcgcttgctcatgtcactttgagtatttttaccaaattacttgcaaagtactatacttatcacttttGCATGAAAAACGAAAATGCTATTttgataactatgaatatgactatgtggttggcgatggaaccatggtatgagtatggtggaggttccattgcaatgagtTTATATCCatttaggattaacaacaaatgtcatccagtgattcttgtgccgtaagacccgtgttaaccataagatctagagtggaacggagtagtcaattgtatttcttcctctcgtacatcaagggatgcgcttaccgtagtcaGTTGTATCCTGAGGGATAACCGGAGTGGGTGGGGAacccctaagtccccacggtaatgtggtctatgatgggttgcagaagGCCGGCGAAGGTATCAAGGTCGGATGATACCCAATGGGGTATGCTGACCGGCGGGGATATTAGTCGAGGTTGGATGATATCCAATGGATATgctgaccgacgaggacccaaggTTGAAACTGCAACAaatggtgggtgtgcgaggtcgcgGAGAAATGTAatgattggctaggaccttataccgggccgaaaaccaaggaagtgtggacgggaaagctgcccgttggcaccaaggttaagatctcttatgggtaaagcaacacacctctgtagagtgtaacgaatcgtgacctgtcactccttgttctggGTTTTGGAACCGTGAACGCGACCAGAAAGGAACTCCAaagttctagacacccggtgaaggctgacgaacatagctctttggaataaaagcaacatTTTGAAGAAATGCTTACAAAAACCTGCATTGGCATATGATTTCCTGGTCTAGTGCCGTAgatagtgcataaaacacctctttcctataatgaacttattgagtacgctcgtactcatacctcttataatcccatgcttagattgtctgaatcatctggaggaggcaaATGAAGGACCAGAAGGAGCAGATAAaatctgctatgaagaaccagacctctctggaggagtAGAGAGGGTGGATTATctgatcgtctacggaaccggggaggttcCAAAAGAAGAAACCGCTTAGGCAACACAAGTAGTAGTAgtcgagcagcacgaactctaTAGTAGAAATAGTATTAAGTCTGCTATGACCTATATTGTATAAGTTAAGTAGGGTTCACCTAGAACGTTTGAGTTATCCTCtatggacccaggaggagctccggTGTGATATACATTTATGGCTTGTAACCTTAAGTGAGTAAAATAAAGACCAGCTAtatttctgttgtactactctgagggatataatatttgcggattgatacttcgcacatgttatgtcaacgactgacatactacaacatgcagtggtatgcaggatcACCACATATCATCCCCATATTGTTGTACTACATTAACAATTTTGTACGGTGGGATATATTTTGCTACTTGAATAACTTTTCTGAGCTAGAATCCACTTGTAACTCGACAATCTCCATTACAATTTTAATTGTAAATCACTTGGAAGTGAAAAACTTCAGTTAGAAACCCTATTTGCAACTGAAAATTCCAGCTACAATTTCACTTTGAACTCACACGACACGAGAATTGCGATACAAATCCGGTGGTCCTGAATTTGAATGTGTTCTAACTTAATCCTTTTTCGACTAAGAATTAACAAAACGGCTCAAAAAAAGAAGTTCGGACCCGTGGACCTTTCTCGTTTGGTGGCCCATAGGCCATGAATTGGGCCTGCTTCCACCTTACAGTCCTCGTCTCCCGCGGttgctggaggaagaagagggtgacccgatcgatcgatcgatctcTTCCGTGGCATCTCCGCCCTCTCCACCATTTCGCGTCTCCTGCTCATTCCTTTCCCTCGCCATGACGCGCGCCGCTTCCTTCTCCCATCACTCTCAGCAGCAGCATCAGCATCTACGCAAGCGCACTGTTCACGGCTCGTTCGCGCGAGCGCGATGCGCAGGTAAGCGTACTGCGCGCGCGCACGCAACGTTTTGGTTTCTCCATGGATTATGCTTTTGATCCCTACGTGTCTGTGTTTAGCTCCGAGGAggccgcggcggcggaggagtCAGCCGGGCCGGGTTCTTCCGCTGAGCCCCCGCGCATTGGAGGATCATGCGGTCGTGATGAAGAAGTAGGCTCGCGGCCGCAGAACGCGGAAGGAGTCGGGCGCGCGGCGGTGCAGGTTGAAACGATGCCGCCGGCGCCGGCTCTGAATGGACCTGCGGAGCCTGAGGTGAGAGCTGTGAGTTTGGCTGTGTCGGCGGCGCCTGATGTGGGAGCGCAGAGTTTGGCGGCGTCGGCGGCGCCTGAGGTGACAGTGGAGAGTTTGCCTGCGCCGCCTGCGCACCCGCACCCGGCGCcgaggccgtggtcgtggtcggggATCCCGTGGATGAGAGTTTTGCTCGGAGGCCTGCTTGCGGCGGCGATCGGTTACGCCTTCTACAAATGGGGGCTACCCCTCCTGTCAGAGAAGGTTCTGCCCTTGCCCTTCATTCCTCGTATTTACAGTGTTTGTGAAGTCCGTACTATTCCACCGTCCTACACAGATTTGATCTTCCTCAGTATTTTACTCCTGTTTGACAcattatttcctctagttgttcatCCAAATAATTCCAAAATCCGTAACCACATGCTATTTTAGTCTTCTACAGTGATGAACTGATGATGCCATCAGGTTTCTGTCTGCTGATTACTGATGCTCCATACTGCCTGTATTTCACTTGCCTTAAATCTGTATGTTGGGGCCTCTAATCTGTTCGCATGGAATGTTACTGCAATGTAGGTGCTCTTGCCGATCATGCGATGGGAAGCAACATCTTTTGGCCGCCCTGTGTTGGCCATCGTGCTGGTTATCTCTCTGTCCCTCTTCCCTATCGTGTTCCTGCCTTCTACACCGTCGATGTGGTTGACAGGAATAATATTCGGCTACGGCTTGGGATCCTTGATCATCATGTCCGGCACTGCCATCGGCATGTCCATACCGTATTGGATCGGCTCCTTGTTCCTTCATCGTTTTCATGTAATATCCATCATATCCATTTCCTTAATTATGAGCTGTCTATGGTGCTGTGACTGCTGTCCCCTGAATTCTAGTCTGCATCTGTCTCTGAATGTTGTGCAGGGATGGTTAGAGAAGAAATGGCCTCAGCAGATAGCTCTGATTAAGCTGGCTGGCAAAGGGGGCTGGTTCCAACAGTTCCGGGTGGTTGCGTTGCTACGGATCTCGCCGTTCCCGTATACGTTGTTCAACTATATTGCAACCATCACCCAGATCAAGTACACCCCTTATATTTGTGGTTCAGTTGTTGGAATGGTGCCTGACACGCTGGTCAACATCTACAGGTATGGTCCGGAGTTCACATATTCAACATCGTATATACAAACTAGGAGATCAACACCAGCGTACTAGTAGTAGGTTGGCTTGTAAATAAGCATGGATTACAGTTATGGCATAAGCAGACACAATAACTTGACAGTTGTGCAATACTGGGTAGCTGGTCTATCAAATACTCCTTCCTAAATCCTAACCAATATTATTTTGCTAACTTGTCCTGTTCTTCCGCAGTGGCCGGCTGATACTCAAACTGGCGGACCTGAAGTATGACAAGCGTCGCATGACAACGGTGGAGATAGTATACAACGTGATCTCTGCTGTTGTTGCCGTTCTCATAGGAGTTGGATTTACGATCTACGCAAGAAGAGCATTGGATGGCATACAAAGTGAGGAAAGCACGCGCCAGCCTGAACCTACTGCCATCCCGACTGGCCCTGCGTCTGAACTCAGAGGTAGCCATCGAAGTGCTAGCTCCATACCAGTAGATGTTGTATAGTTGCATGCGGTGGATTCGTTTAATGGAGAAGACATGCATGCGGTTCAAGGATCCAGCTAGACTTACAGGATGGTCTGCACTAACCAGCACTTGTGTTGGCTCAGTTTGCAAGATCAAGGGGTCAGTTGTTTTAACTGTAGCTCAAGGAGTGTGGATTTAGTCGACCCGCTTCATGTAGGTGGAAACATACAAAGAATAGAAGAAAAACAGAAGTGAAGCTTAGGTTCCGTTTGGTGTTGCGGTGGCTCGATCATTAGCATTTCTTTCATTTTTGTGGATATTATAGTCAGTTAGAAAGATCTCTCTCTTACAAATAAAAAGCTTACTTTACTTGAATTAGTAGAGATTTTTTGTGGTTGTTGCTTATCTGATATCCTGGTATTTTGAAGCAGTTCTTTCAAATTTCAGGAGTTTTTTCGGGCACGAATTATGCTCATATAACCACCAAACTTGTGCCCTGATACATGTCTAGTAGTTGTGCCTGCTGGATGGAAAGCTGATCGAAGCTGAAATTGCGTGTTTGCTAGCTCTTGAAACTGACATTGGctttgtgttgatcgccaaaacccaccggcgggcagcggcctgtcaacactgtagagccgggaagagcctagagctgcggctggccgagacccctccgagcgacggcccgcaatgctcttctggtcacacgcggcgatgcgaagtgcaagggcgtgccacctgacctatacctggtcaggaaggtgatggggatgcctcgcttaattcctgcatggcatacacgtaaacattaaatacgagcctcgatcggctctcaggttatcctgtgaatcggctcaaagagccgatccacccatgatccgtacggggtgcacgaatacttggtgatcctgcttgatcaagataaagctaatgagatctacgacgatttagggttttcaccgcataatcggatcatcctactccaggttgggcctcgcggccacgcacggtgctcataagccgatcctaaacaaggccaaaaaaccaacatgacgttgatcctcggaacatcctgtttaggacttgcgaacgccaccctacgtgccactggatcctccccccctttgtaaggcctaactattgcagatattaaactaatccttgtagaacaaggagcaatcgtaacggatcagatctactaaatgatgaacaagcagggtgccgcccccacacctgagataggcgtgagggcggttagacatgcaagggttgcactacgtaagcatgttatacgaagagctatgctaaccctaacacatctatgataactacgttgcccgccatcaaagacgcttcagtacgggcaacgcatgaacaacgtggagctggtgctgcctagatcgcaagatgcgatctaggcagcatgtcgcttacctgattgaaaccctcgagacgaaggagttggcgatgcgccgagattggtttgttttggggtgaacgttgtgttgttgtttattccataaaccctagatacatatttatagtccagcggactttctaacgtgggaatatcccaccgtgtgcgatacaaactctaaatcttgatctaagatataacctactataattaaagatacacgggccaactagcccaaattctccgtgcaaggccgcttcagagatcttccacgtgtagtcctctaagcccatctctcttacggcccacctctggatttgtccaaaatctggtgataacacatgcccccctggttttggaaataatttttccaaaatcattaagctttcctttcgaagggtcatgtcgtggcagagcagagccatttgcagcatccgtcatcattatgccctgtcctctcagcttctctgcaaaatttgacagctctgacattaccccttcggaaactgtaatggcagtaattcccaccaggtttctcattatttaaccgcgccgactgattagttatctttatccccttcctctgttccagccatcggcacccccaaaaaacccttctgcgcaccatgtcttcttcttcctctgcctcgtcgggactttccttcgagtcctcttctcccgagccgatgccagcgccgagcccacaagaagtccatgcggccaacatccgccgcgccattgaggcccgggaggagtcagaccatgacttctccatctggtccgaggacgaccagtcctcgacggacggggagagcgacctccgcttcctcgccaacggggaatcggaggaggagagcgatgacgatcgcttctcctgggatgactttacctcctctgaggtacaggaggaggaagaggaggaggaggatgacgacgacagcccctccgacgagccgccggccaagcgccattgcccctggccagggaatctcagtgattatgatagcgacgacgacgacgacgacgtggaggacgaggacaacgaaggtcctgccggcggccgctacagcagcgacgacgagcccgccgggagcagcgccgacagcgctgacgacggtgacgacgagggcagtgacggcccgtagaataggacctctagaataggatcagcaacagtagacggggcaatgtatccccttagtactcccttttgagagcaatcagctcttctatgtaagaaatctggtttatcaatgaagaactttcccccaatttgagtttgccgatttcttcggagtttaattgagccgattccctcttctgctgaccccgccgatcgtcacttagccaatgcccaacgagccgatgacaacgcaccggtatctcaatgccccatccctttgagctctggcggacaactaggcaGATCGACGTTCTCACGAGAGCCCCAGAACCACTGCCGACGCGACTTGCTCCTGAAGTCGATACCACTGGGTTTTCAGCCCGATGAAATctcaatcggcttcttaagaacggaaaattctgcgccatcagttgccccccgagcctctatcaaggcgagcatatcagtggaccaaccaaatgtgtcgccatcggttcccaagtcatgatgcggaaacagccgatttcagcaaaatcggctctccagagcagagaaccttcagggtgagctgccccccgagctactTCAGTCCACTTTTTGCGCCTTGCcggtcagatcggctcctttcctGTGGTGGATCTGATGCAACCCATCCTCAACCTGATCTGTACATTACTCGCAAAAGGAAACCAGAGGTTCTTGAAGAGAAAATCGAAGTCATCAAGCCACTCAACtgaggagctcttccattagAATCTCTCTTCGTGACTCACTTCCTGCTCTGTTGACCCTTTCTGCTCGTAACAactgtacctcttgagtcgatggccacgtatctgcatcggctaaacgttttgtttttttttatttggccgatttttcagaatcggcccccaatattccactgtacgcatgtctgcacatgtttatctgcatatgttcatctgactatatgccccccgagccgaatctgccaaatgactgcagatatcggctttcatggttagtcagggcactgcacttgctgactttcatctgccgacgtggccgctgcccagtagatcgttgctgaccacaaacagaatatgtgcagaagataattttggccgatcgctggaatcggcctccacattgcttgttcgatgaaggttttgtaatgtccctccataaactttttggggccgatcacaaggatcagcctgacccggtttgctcattgttttttttaatcttgctactcggttaggctggataaaaccaacccaacctctgacttgatgcgcctgctgtcgtccaccttaagtgcatcgtataatcgtggagtactaagctccgtcggcaagacaagcaccatgtttgtgccagccgatgtttcatcatcggctttcttttgcttgggacgccactccattctccgtggacgaccctcttcatccagggctcgctgaacctttgcggccagatcaggccgtgccttccttagcgtatgcaggtataacctttcggcttcctccaggccgcgcaaccgctgaaccctgcgcttttgtgaacggctgagtccgtcagggcaccaccttggacggtggtacctgtcttcttcttcttctagtccctcgtcttcggaatcctcaagatctgcccaacgaagtgactcagcacgtttgcttggtggtgggagaggccctaagcgctcaaacacagacacgttggctgcctccttcttcttcttgttgcattctgggcaattgccgattgtgggcaatcggctcattcctgaatcccagcagtgtctgaagaaagggcagtcccagtgtctggcattgtcatcttgctcccttgatttttccatggcacggcgctcgtgctcctcctcatcgcgatcctgccgacgatgtcttctggcttctctagccagacgatctccttcatcatcatagttggaccatcggcgttggtcatactgactcacatatttgttgaggaggtgaccagagagaggtcgttgacatcttatattcttcacttctccctccgtgacgtagcgcttgccatcatgatggagccgatcgcgtggagcggcctcctctgtgtccttgctatgagagcagctgccctcatctccatctttgccagagtggttcccaggtcctaccatgttgatgctgaacgtgggacctggctggcagccctcggggtagatgacttctaccatgttaacggcggggaagggctgggtgtctaccttcatggcgtactggttgaaaattaaacgccccttctctatcgccgcttggatgtgctgacgccacaccctgcagtcgttggtggcatgggaaagcgagttgtggaatttgcagtatggctttccgtttagctcttgcgccgtagggaacttgagaccttcaggaatcgtcaactgtttctccttgagcaggaggtcgaagatttgttcagtcttggtcacgtcaaaatcaaatcccctgggcggccctggcggctttacccatttgcaagacacgggggttcctccccgagtccactcagccactgctacttcttggtctcccgcatgcacttcaccttcctctgtatcgaccatgactactgcacgcttgaacttgtcttggtacaggtctgggtggcgctgttcatatgctgatagtttctgaaccatgtgcgccagcgagggataatctgcttgggaggccatgtccttgagctgtgttgcaaggccagctactgccaattcgactgcttccttttcagttacacgaaccgaataacatcggttcctaagattcctgaagcgctgaatgtactctgtcaccgtttctccgcgcttctgacgtagttgtgctagatcggcaatgctagactcggaagcttctgaatggtattgcatatggaattgttcttccaattgcttccaagactggatggagtttgctggcaaagaggtgtaccatccaaaag
This region of Lolium perenne isolate Kyuss_39 chromosome 2, Kyuss_2.0, whole genome shotgun sequence genomic DNA includes:
- the LOC127331995 gene encoding uncharacterized protein yields the protein MRSSEEAAAAEESAGPGSSAEPPRIGGSCGRDEEVGSRPQNAEGVGRAAVQVETMPPAPALNGPAEPEVRAVSLAVSAAPDVGAQSLAASAAPEVTVESLPAPPAHPHPAPRPWSWSGIPWMRVLLGGLLAAAIGYAFYKWGLPLLSEKVLLPIMRWEATSFGRPVLAIVLVISLSLFPIVFLPSTPSMWLTGIIFGYGLGSLIIMSGTAIGMSIPYWIGSLFLHRFHGWLEKKWPQQIALIKLAGKGGWFQQFRVVALLRISPFPYTLFNYIATITQIKYTPYICGSVVGMVPDTLVNIYSGRLILKLADLKYDKRRMTTVEIVYNVISAVVAVLIGVGFTIYARRALDGIQSEESTRQPEPTAIPTGPASELRGSHRSASSIPVDVV